The Desulfomicrobium apsheronum genome has a window encoding:
- a CDS encoding phosphate/phosphite/phosphonate ABC transporter substrate-binding protein, whose amino-acid sequence MTLARLPIFILLFFMAACTENEPVVKVDMSKVESVAPLGSTSAITYAYLPQYSHSVSFERHRRLLEYLRHKTGLSLRQVFPNTFAEHVKMVERGEIDISFTNPFVYISLAKLGSEAFARVVEPDGGANFQGQIIVRADNPAINSLADCRGKRIIAVDPNSAGGFLYPFGLFFDHGITQKDFQEVAFATGAGGRQEAVVLAVYTGAYDVGTIRKGTLDIVRDKIDLDQIRVLAESRPYPGWVYSVRKGFDPAIKDKIARALLDLSASRHDDAPVLAAAGMIDIISAHDEDYEPIRTLIRRLGLNRDFQ is encoded by the coding sequence ATGACGTTAGCACGACTTCCGATTTTCATACTGCTCTTCTTCATGGCTGCCTGTACGGAAAACGAGCCCGTCGTGAAGGTGGACATGTCAAAGGTCGAAAGCGTGGCTCCGCTCGGCTCGACCTCGGCCATCACCTATGCCTATCTGCCCCAGTATTCCCACTCCGTCTCCTTTGAACGTCATCGCCGCCTGCTCGAATACCTGCGGCACAAGACCGGGCTGTCCCTGCGACAGGTCTTTCCCAATACATTCGCCGAGCACGTCAAGATGGTGGAGCGCGGCGAGATAGACATCTCCTTTACCAATCCTTTCGTTTACATATCCTTGGCCAAGCTGGGCTCGGAAGCCTTCGCGCGCGTCGTGGAGCCTGACGGGGGTGCCAATTTCCAGGGCCAGATCATCGTGCGCGCCGACAACCCCGCCATAAACAGCCTCGCGGACTGTCGGGGAAAAAGAATCATTGCCGTTGACCCCAATTCCGCCGGAGGTTTTTTGTATCCTTTCGGACTGTTCTTCGATCATGGCATCACGCAAAAGGATTTTCAGGAGGTCGCCTTTGCCACCGGCGCGGGTGGAAGGCAGGAGGCGGTGGTCCTGGCCGTGTATACGGGTGCCTATGATGTCGGCACCATCCGCAAGGGCACGCTTGATATCGTGCGCGACAAGATCGACCTGGACCAGATCCGCGTGCTCGCGGAAAGCCGTCCGTACCCGGGCTGGGTGTACTCCGTGCGCAAAGGCTTTGATCCGGCCATCAAGGACAAGATCGCCCGGGCCCTGCTGGACCTGAGCGCAAGCCGGCACGATGATGCTCCGGTTCTTGCCGCCGCCGGAATGATCGACATCATTTCCGCCCACGACGAGGACTACGAGCCAATCAGAACCTTGATACGACGCCTTGGCCTGAACAGGGATTTTCAATGA
- a CDS encoding HDOD domain-containing protein, whose translation MHSVKRLAHIDFNIPGVKAVGMELMKLINAPSPDMEAFARTVELDPAIFGSILACANSPLFAGITEISDLKVALNRLGMKEIRRIIFHVVLESAFRSDNAEINKLLRAIWKQNLAVSLTMQRLIQDCPQVKALPMDMVGMIYPLGLMHVIGIPVLAINYYDAFAKFITEDLAQPLPDIFAREKELFDGFDHFELGAEMIKRWGFPDFVPDIISSYHVPEPSLDADSRTLHSLLRLARHLAQEYGYAALPDSPPGYWLQGNVLDQSGVNEDDIKADVMDQLDKILKMFH comes from the coding sequence ATGCACTCGGTCAAACGACTTGCCCATATCGACTTCAACATTCCGGGCGTGAAAGCCGTCGGAATGGAACTCATGAAACTGATCAACGCTCCGAGCCCCGATATGGAAGCCTTCGCCCGGACCGTCGAGCTGGATCCGGCCATCTTCGGCTCCATCCTGGCCTGCGCCAACTCCCCTTTGTTCGCCGGGATTACGGAAATCTCGGATTTGAAAGTCGCGCTCAACCGGCTTGGCATGAAGGAAATCCGTCGGATCATCTTCCATGTGGTCCTCGAATCGGCATTCAGGTCCGACAATGCAGAAATCAACAAGCTCTTGCGCGCCATCTGGAAACAGAATCTGGCCGTCTCGCTGACCATGCAGCGCCTCATTCAGGATTGTCCGCAAGTAAAGGCCCTGCCCATGGATATGGTCGGCATGATCTATCCCCTGGGCCTCATGCACGTCATTGGCATACCGGTGCTCGCCATCAACTACTATGATGCGTTTGCAAAATTCATCACCGAAGACCTCGCGCAGCCGCTGCCGGACATTTTCGCGCGTGAAAAAGAACTCTTCGACGGCTTCGACCACTTTGAACTGGGCGCGGAAATGATCAAGCGCTGGGGTTTTCCGGATTTCGTGCCCGACATCATCTCATCCTACCATGTGCCCGAACCGAGCCTGGATGCAGACAGCCGCACCCTGCATTCCCTGCTGCGTCTTGCCCGCCACCTGGCCCAGGAATACGGATACGCAGCGCTGCCCGATTCCCCTCCCGGATATTGGCTGCAAGGCAATGTCCTGGACCAGTCCGGAGTCAACGAAGATGATATCAAGGCGGACGTCATGGACCAGTTGGACAAGATCCTGAAGATGTTTCACTGA
- a CDS encoding response regulator — MASIIVLDDVSDAGVLVKRILERQGHQVTAFTEEEEAIRHAAKGATDLAILDIKLKRMTGVEVLAEMKKFAPGIKVIMLTGYPTLETARESLKLGASEYCVKPIDKEELESKVADVLRQDIADLQDEVP; from the coding sequence ATGGCATCGATTATTGTTTTGGACGATGTTTCCGATGCGGGAGTCCTGGTGAAAAGGATTCTGGAGCGTCAGGGTCATCAGGTCACGGCATTCACCGAAGAAGAGGAGGCCATCCGCCACGCGGCCAAGGGCGCCACGGATCTCGCGATTCTGGACATCAAGCTGAAGAGGATGACCGGAGTCGAAGTACTGGCGGAGATGAAGAAGTTCGCTCCGGGCATCAAGGTCATCATGCTGACGGGCTATCCCACCCTGGAAACGGCACGGGAATCGCTCAAGCTGGGAGCCAGCGAGTACTGCGTCAAGCCCATCGACAAGGAAGAACTCGAATCCAAGGTCGCGGATGTGTTGAGGCAGGATATCGCCGATTTGCAGGATGAGGTTCCATGA
- a CDS encoding ATP-binding protein translates to MKSLFSKLKFETKLNLGIIAIVLGMALVLLPVVAKMTSSALVTENKLRGAALVESLAARAVNPLLAQDYLVLRNLVSEIGDVVYAFVQNADNRVVTHSFVKGYPVELVEANRVGSHERVHVQLIDTGQIFVYDFAAPIMVAGERIGTVRIGLSKSRLNATTKQFVSALATMFGGVLLAAMALGSIFARTVTRRLAKLRAHAEDLVTGSLDNLSVLPGEHFCWEIMNCTETSCPAHHDRVRRCWLVPDTKCACHACIIGPKPSSCRDCPVFLQNVGDEIQDLAESLDFMAFTLRDHIRGLREAEQTLTNQQRLLSTVLDMNPDLISLVDTRMIYQTSNRAFAQSVGKTVPEIRGLNDFHLFSEEEAERRNLEGREVLITGERVDRQERVDGPDGRKWFHVVQIPVHDESGRIVSLLRMDRDVTDIKEYEQQLIQAQKMESIGKLAGGVAHEINTPLGIILGYSQLLKEDAPPESQLSQDLAVIEKQTKVCRKIVADLLGFSRQGQTDKREMCFNNSVMESVSLVRHSFELDRVRIVTRLDDSFPIIYGDPEKLKQVWINLLNNAKDAMPESGGVIVVVTKLKTPLGIVTLDVADSGTGIDEVSLKKIFDPFYTTKSVGKGTGLGLSVSFGIVKDHMGEIRVDSPLSSDFDLPVLPEGAVKGPGTIFTVDIPLDHGSEY, encoded by the coding sequence ATGAAGTCCCTTTTTTCCAAACTCAAATTCGAGACCAAGCTCAATCTGGGCATCATCGCCATCGTGCTTGGCATGGCGTTGGTCCTGTTGCCCGTCGTGGCCAAGATGACGTCTTCGGCTCTGGTGACGGAAAACAAGCTGCGTGGGGCCGCCTTGGTCGAGAGCCTTGCAGCCCGCGCCGTGAATCCGCTTTTGGCGCAGGATTATCTCGTGCTCAGAAATCTGGTCAGTGAAATCGGCGACGTGGTCTACGCCTTTGTCCAGAACGCGGACAACCGTGTCGTCACCCATTCCTTCGTCAAGGGCTATCCCGTCGAGCTGGTGGAGGCCAATCGGGTCGGCAGCCATGAGCGGGTTCATGTCCAGCTCATCGATACGGGCCAGATCTTCGTCTACGATTTTGCGGCGCCCATAATGGTCGCGGGAGAGCGCATTGGGACGGTGCGCATCGGGTTGTCCAAGTCCCGCTTGAACGCAACCACCAAGCAGTTCGTCTCGGCCCTGGCGACCATGTTCGGCGGGGTTCTGCTCGCGGCCATGGCCCTGGGCAGCATATTTGCCCGGACCGTGACCCGCCGCCTGGCCAAGCTTCGTGCTCATGCCGAGGATCTGGTGACGGGGAGTCTCGACAACCTGTCCGTATTGCCGGGTGAGCATTTTTGCTGGGAGATCATGAACTGCACCGAGACGAGCTGTCCGGCCCACCATGATCGCGTGCGCCGTTGCTGGCTGGTTCCGGATACGAAATGCGCCTGTCATGCGTGCATAATCGGGCCCAAGCCCTCAAGTTGCAGGGATTGTCCTGTTTTTCTGCAGAACGTGGGTGATGAAATCCAGGATCTGGCCGAATCGCTCGATTTCATGGCTTTTACCCTCCGCGATCACATTCGCGGCCTGCGCGAAGCCGAGCAGACCCTGACCAACCAGCAGCGCCTTCTGTCCACGGTGCTGGACATGAATCCCGATCTCATCTCCCTGGTGGACACACGCATGATCTACCAGACATCCAACCGGGCTTTTGCGCAGAGCGTGGGCAAGACCGTGCCCGAAATCAGGGGACTCAACGATTTTCACCTGTTCTCGGAAGAAGAGGCGGAGCGCAGAAATCTCGAAGGCCGGGAGGTGCTCATCACCGGTGAGCGCGTGGACAGGCAGGAACGCGTCGATGGCCCTGACGGCCGCAAGTGGTTCCATGTGGTCCAGATTCCGGTGCATGACGAATCGGGCCGCATCGTGAGCCTGCTGCGCATGGACAGGGATGTCACGGACATCAAGGAATACGAGCAGCAGCTCATCCAGGCGCAGAAGATGGAATCCATCGGCAAGCTGGCCGGCGGCGTGGCGCATGAGATCAACACCCCGCTCGGGATCATCCTCGGGTATTCCCAGCTTCTGAAGGAGGATGCGCCGCCAGAAAGCCAGTTGAGCCAGGATCTGGCCGTCATCGAGAAACAGACCAAGGTCTGCCGCAAGATCGTGGCCGACCTGCTGGGTTTTTCCCGCCAGGGGCAGACCGACAAGCGGGAGATGTGTTTCAACAACTCGGTCATGGAGTCCGTGAGCCTGGTCCGGCATTCCTTCGAGCTGGACCGGGTACGGATCGTGACCAGGCTTGATGACAGCTTCCCCATCATTTACGGCGACCCGGAGAAGCTCAAGCAAGTCTGGATAAATCTGCTCAACAACGCCAAGGACGCCATGCCCGAGAGCGGAGGTGTCATCGTGGTGGTCACCAAGCTCAAGACACCGCTCGGCATCGTCACGCTTGATGTCGCCGACAGCGGCACCGGGATTGACGAAGTGTCCTTGAAGAAGATTTTCGACCCGTTCTACACCACCAAGTCGGTGGGCAAGGGGACGGGACTCGGGCTGTCCGTGTCCTTTGGCATCGTCAAGGATCACATGGGCGAGATTCGGGTGGACAGCCCGTTGTCATCGGATTTCGACCTCCCTGTCTTGCCGGAGGGGGCCGTGAAGGGTCCGGGGACGATATTTACCGTTGATATTCCCCTGGATCACGGATCCGAGTATTAG